A part of Vigna radiata var. radiata cultivar VC1973A chromosome 11, Vradiata_ver6, whole genome shotgun sequence genomic DNA contains:
- the LOC106777716 gene encoding WEB family protein At3g02930, chloroplastic-like, producing MASKSRSGLSETSNKATPATPNKARPSTPNKTSPATPRVSRLSKGVSKSESESPSPLQNLRLSAEKSSPRASNSKPVTERKSPRPASTTPDKQLPRVAKGSELQTQLNLAQEDLKKAKEQLIQAEKEKAKAIDELKEAQRVAEEANEKLMEAMVAQKRAEEDSEIEKFRAVELEQAGIEAVQTKEVEWQKELESVRNQHALDVASLLSTAQELQRIKQELAMTCDAKNQALSHADDATKIAELHVEKAEILSAELMHLKALLDSKLETEARENKIVSELQTEIEVLNEELEKAKDYDVKLTEKENHIEHLNVELEAARMAESYAHSLLEEWTKKVEELEVKVEEANKLERSTSASLESVTKQMEGSNELLHEAKSEISSLKEKVGLLEMTIGRQREDLEESERCLLVAKEGSLELSKKVESLESELETVKEEKAQALNREKLAASSVQTLLEDKDKLINELEICRDEEEKTKSAMESLTSALHEVSAEARDAKEKLLASHAERENYESQIEDLKLVLKATDEKYESMLNDARHEIDVLTCNVENSKNNMECSKAEWEQREHHLVNCLNLTEEENSSLGKEINRLIRLLKETEEEVGAKKEEEAQLKENLKEVEAEVIHLQEELKEAKAESMKLKESLLDKENEFQNVFQENEELRTRESTSIKKVEELSKMLDEATSRNQPEENGNVTDSEKDYDMLPKVVEFSEENGHGGEDLSKKVELSSNEEGLGQNLQEESIPLDDKSEKTESPKAVNVNGKVKEDADKGKDDSAEAEFKMWESCKIEKKEFSPEREPEPESLEDEVDSKKEGGEGFDQMNGASLKENVDDSGRNSPSKEQVKKKKKPLLGKFGSLLKKKGGSNHK from the exons ATGGCTTCAAAATCCAG ATCCGGTTTATCGGAAACCTCCAACAAAGCAACTCCGGCCACTCCCAACAAGGCACGGCCATCAACTCCCAACAAAACGTCACCTGCAACTCCAAGAGTTAGTAGACTCAGCAAAGGAGTGTCCAAATCGGAGTCAGAATCGCCATCACCTCTGCAAAATTTGCGCCTCTCTGCAGAAAAATCGTCGCCACGAGCTTCGAATTCAAAGCCTGTCACTGAGCGCAAATCACCAAGACCTGCATCCACCACACCTGAT AAACAACTTCCAAGAGTTGCGAAGGGTTCAGAATTGCAGACGCAGTTAAATCTTGCTCAAGAAGATCTAAAGAAAGCAAAGGAACAGCTTATTCAGGCTGAAAAAGAGAAGGCAAAAGCGATTGATGAGCTGAAAGAAGCGCAGAGAGTGGCTGAGGAAGCAAATGAGAAACTCATGGAGGCAATGGTGGCTCAGAAGCGAGCCGAGGAGGATTCCGAGATTGAGAAGTTCCGAGCCGTTGAGTTGGAACAGGCTGGAATCGAAGCTGTTCAGACAAAGGAAGTGGAATGGCAGAAAGAGCTGGAGAGTGTGAGGAACCAGCATGCTTTGGATGTGGCTTCTCTTCTCTCTACTGCTCAGGAGCTACAGCGGATTAAGCAAGAACTTGCCATGACTTGTGATGCAAAGAACCAGGCACTGAGTCATGCTGACGATGCAACTAAAATTGCGGAGCTTCATGTGGAGAAAGCCGAGATTCTTTCAGCTGAACTGATGCATTTGAAGGCCTTACTAGATTCGAAGCTGGAAACTGAGGCTAgggaaaacaaaattgtatcaGAACTGCAAACAGAGATTGAAGTTCTGAACGAAGAACTTGAAAAGGCAAAGGATTATGATGTGAAGTTGACGGAGAAAGAAAATCACATTGAACATCTTAATGTGGAGCTTGAAGCTGCCAGGATGGCTGAATCTTATGCACACAGTCTGCTAGAGGAGTGGACGAAAAAGGTCGAGGAGCTAGAAGtgaaggttgaagaagcaaATAAGTTGGAGAGATCTACATCAGCATCTTTGGAATCAGTAACAAAACAGATGGAAGGAAGCAATGAGTTGTTACATGAAGCAAAATCTGAAATTTCTAGTCTTAAAGAGAAGGTGGGATTGTTGGAAATGACAATTGGTAGACAGAGGGAAGATCTTGAGGAGTCAGAGCGTTGTCTTCTTGTGGCTAAGGAAGGGAGTCTTGAATTGTCAAAGAAGGTTGAAAGTCTGGAATCTGAACTTGAGACAGTCAAAGAAGAGAAGGCTCAGGCTTTGAATAGGGAAAAGCTTGCAGCTTCCAGTGTTCAGACCCTATTAGAAGACAAAGACAAACTAATTAATGAATTAGAGATCTGtagagatgaagaagaaaagactAAAAGTGCGATGGAAAGCTTAACTTCTGCTTTGCATGAAGTATCTGCAGAAGCCAGGGATGCCAAGGAAAAGCTATTAGCCAGCCATGCAGAACGTGAAAACTATGAATCTCAGATTGAAGATTTAAAGTTGGTCTTGAAAGCCACTGATGAAAAATACGAGTCCATGCTTAACGATGCACGACATGAGATTGACGTTCTTACATGTAATGTCGAAAATTCCAAGAACAACATGGAATGCTCCAAGGCAGAGTGGGAACAGAGAGAACATCATCTTGTCAATTGCTTAAATCTAACTGAAGAAGAGAACTCATCCCTTGGAAAAGAAATCAACAGGCTGATTCGTTTACTCAAGGAAACTGAGGAAGAAGTTGGTGCCAAGAAGGAGGAAGAAGCACAGCTAAAGGAAAATCTCAAGGAAGTTGAGGCTGAGGTGATCCACTTGCAGGAAGAACTTAAAGAAGCAAAGGCCGAGAGCATGAAGTTGAAAGAGAGTCTATTGGACAAAGAAAACGAGTTTCAGAACGTAtttcaagaaaatgaagaaCTTCGAACGAGGGAATCAACATCTATTAAGAAGGTAGAGGAGTTATCTAAGATGCTTGATGAAGCTACGAGCAGAAATCAGCCTGAGGAAAATGGGAATGTTACTGACAGTGAGAAAGACTATGATATGCTTCCTAAAGTAGTTGAATTCTCTGAAGAGAATGGACACGGCGGAGAAGACTTGTCCAAGAAGGTAGAGCTTTCATCCAATGAAGAGGGACTCGGGCAAAACTTACAGGAAGAAAGTATTCCCTTGGATGACAAGTCTGAGAAAACTGAATCTCCCAAAGCTGTGAATGTGAATGGAAAAGTGAAAGAAGATGCAGATAAAGGAAAAGATGATTCTGCAGAAGCAGAATTTAAAATGTGGGAGAGCTGCAAgattgagaaaaaggaattctCTCCAGAAAGAGAACCAGAGCCTGAATCCTTAGAAGATGAAGTTGACTCAAAGAAAGAGGGTGGTGAGGGCTTTGATCAGATGAATGGAGCCTCTTTAAAAGAGAACGTTGATGATAGTGGGAGGAACTCACCATCAAAGGaacaagtgaagaagaagaagaagcctTTGCTTGGCAAGTTTGGAAGCCTGCTGAAGAAAAAGGGTGGTAGCAATCACAAATAG